Proteins encoded together in one Marispirochaeta sp. window:
- a CDS encoding HD domain-containing protein has translation MANEASAVFDFAGNRRFEKQLDFIVEIDKIKNIIRKSQLFDGGRFENDAEHSWTISIMAVLLKEYANFQINIEKVLIMVLIHDIVEVDAGDTFLYAEDREIAHIEEKKAAQRIFGMLDADQRDFFLETWREFEEGRTNEARFAFVFDRLEPLLQNFLNKGYTWRKNNITRSMVLEKNSKIREGSQEIWSFVEIMLDLAVQRGYLPE, from the coding sequence ATGGCTAACGAAGCATCAGCTGTTTTTGATTTTGCGGGTAACAGGCGATTTGAAAAACAGCTGGATTTTATTGTTGAAATAGACAAGATAAAGAACATTATACGAAAGTCACAGCTTTTCGACGGGGGACGTTTTGAAAACGACGCCGAACACTCCTGGACAATCAGTATAATGGCGGTTCTTTTGAAGGAGTACGCGAATTTCCAGATCAATATAGAAAAGGTTCTGATCATGGTCCTGATTCATGACATTGTCGAAGTCGACGCGGGGGATACCTTTTTATACGCAGAGGACCGGGAAATCGCGCATATCGAAGAAAAAAAGGCTGCGCAGCGGATCTTCGGTATGCTGGATGCTGATCAGCGGGATTTCTTCCTTGAAACCTGGCGGGAGTTCGAAGAGGGCCGGACCAACGAAGCCCGGTTTGCTTTTGTTTTTGACCGGCTTGAACCGCTGCTCCAGAATTTCCTGAACAAGGGATACACCTGGAGGAAGAATAATATCACCAGGAGCATGGTACTGGAAAAAAACAGCAAGATCAGGGAGGGCTCACAGGAAATATGGAGCTTTGTGGAGATAATGCTGGATCTTGCTGTCCAACGGGGATACTTGCCGGAATGA
- a CDS encoding RidA family protein, whose amino-acid sequence MEIQHINPGNMAEPKGYSHAISVSGNHRTVYIGGQNAINEKGLLVGKNSLKLQTEQVLINIGKVLAAADAKLENVINFTIHILQGQDPLAGFQAFQEQWGDKERLPAVTVLFVPGLGNPDWLVEIDVIAVVQE is encoded by the coding sequence ATGGAAATACAACACATTAATCCTGGAAACATGGCAGAACCAAAAGGATATTCTCATGCCATCTCCGTATCTGGAAATCATAGAACAGTTTACATTGGCGGACAGAATGCAATTAATGAAAAAGGCCTTCTTGTCGGTAAAAACAGTCTGAAACTGCAGACAGAACAAGTCCTGATTAACATTGGTAAGGTTTTAGCTGCTGCAGATGCAAAACTTGAGAATGTCATCAATTTTACCATTCATATATTGCAGGGACAGGATCCCCTGGCAGGTTTTCAAGCTTTTCAGGAACAATGGGGTGATAAAGAGAGGTTGCCTGCAGTAACTGTTCTGTTTGTACCGGGTTTGGGAAATCCAGACTGGCTGGTTGAAATAGACGTGATAGCAGTAGTTCAGGAATAA
- a CDS encoding YafY family protein — protein MKIDRLLSEIIFLLNHQLVSASALARRFGVSLRTIQRDMEAIELAGIPVFAEQGPRGGYGILESYKMERQLMSVDDFYYIVTALKGVAGSLADEHLDNTLQKVQTLLPCKSQDIFSDRNEKLSIDFSMLGGDQRHREAFKTVREAVENERLLRFRYTNNKLECVTRIVEPLTIAFRWRSWYLYAYCRSKEDYRLFRISRIKEPEILASAIHRRDLSFERFLEENYRKVSTESLEMELKFSPVMRTMVEEYYDPKECCILEDGSLVVKLRMPEDGWLYGYILSFGEYVEVMRPDRLRRIIAETAKKIEKIY, from the coding sequence ATGAAGATAGACCGGCTTCTATCTGAAATTATTTTTCTCCTCAATCATCAGCTGGTAAGCGCCTCCGCACTGGCACGGCGTTTTGGCGTTTCCCTGCGGACCATACAACGGGATATGGAGGCTATTGAACTGGCAGGTATTCCGGTCTTCGCGGAACAAGGCCCCAGGGGAGGATACGGGATACTGGAATCCTACAAGATGGAACGCCAGCTTATGAGCGTCGACGATTTCTACTACATTGTCACAGCCCTGAAAGGGGTTGCCGGTTCACTTGCAGACGAACATCTGGATAATACTCTGCAGAAGGTGCAGACCCTGTTGCCCTGTAAATCACAGGATATTTTCTCCGACAGAAACGAAAAGCTCTCCATAGACTTCAGCATGCTGGGAGGGGACCAGAGACACAGGGAGGCCTTCAAGACTGTTCGGGAAGCAGTGGAGAATGAACGGCTTCTGCGCTTCCGATACACCAATAATAAACTGGAATGTGTTACCCGGATTGTCGAACCCCTTACCATCGCCTTCCGCTGGAGGTCCTGGTACCTCTATGCCTACTGCAGAAGTAAAGAGGACTACCGCCTGTTTCGTATCTCACGAATAAAAGAGCCGGAAATACTGGCGTCAGCCATACACCGCAGAGACCTGTCCTTTGAACGGTTCCTGGAAGAAAATTACCGGAAAGTCAGCACGGAATCTCTGGAAATGGAGCTGAAGTTTTCACCCGTCATGCGGACCATGGTAGAGGAATACTATGACCCGAAGGAGTGCTGCATTCTCGAGGACGGCAGCCTGGTGGTGAAGCTCAGGATGCCTGAGGACGGCTGGCTCTACGGGTACATTCTCTCTTTTGGTGAATATGTCGAAGTTATGCGTCCTGACCGGCTACGGCGGATAATCGCGGAAACTGCCAAAAAAATAGAAAAAATCTACTGA
- a CDS encoding sulfite exporter TauE/SafE family protein, with protein MRIILISISVFAIGLIMTMSGRGGGNFYVPLLVLSGLGMHQAATMGQFILMIAALTGMLVFNKKKMVDWKLALVIDPPTDIMALVGGYFSSYLSGTSLKIVLSIFLVIAGFSMLTKVKERPIQTQKRFGYWHRDFAGEKYIVNLWYTIPITALSGLVAGAVGISCGSFKIPLMVLLCGVPMGIAVGTSSAMIAATAIMGFTGHTIQGHFEPHYAIPLAIAAILAGILGGKLAIKTNPRHLKLIFAITTFVAALFMTLNALST; from the coding sequence ATGAGAATAATTCTTATTAGCATTTCAGTTTTTGCCATTGGCCTCATAATGACCATGTCAGGACGAGGCGGAGGGAATTTCTATGTTCCGCTTCTTGTCCTCAGCGGCTTGGGAATGCATCAAGCAGCAACTATGGGGCAATTTATTCTTATGATTGCAGCATTAACCGGAATGCTGGTCTTTAACAAGAAGAAAATGGTTGATTGGAAGCTTGCACTGGTTATTGATCCTCCTACTGACATAATGGCTTTAGTTGGAGGATACTTTTCAAGTTATTTAAGCGGTACAAGCCTGAAAATAGTATTATCAATATTTCTGGTTATAGCAGGCTTTTCCATGCTTACAAAGGTTAAGGAACGGCCGATTCAAACACAGAAACGCTTTGGTTATTGGCACAGAGATTTCGCCGGCGAGAAGTATATTGTAAACCTGTGGTACACCATACCCATTACGGCATTATCCGGGTTAGTTGCTGGGGCAGTAGGTATATCCTGCGGCTCATTCAAGATACCTTTAATGGTACTGCTATGCGGTGTTCCCATGGGTATAGCAGTCGGTACATCATCAGCGATGATTGCAGCTACCGCAATCATGGGATTTACCGGACACACTATACAAGGACATTTTGAACCCCACTATGCCATTCCGCTTGCGATCGCTGCAATATTAGCCGGAATTCTTGGTGGTAAACTGGCAATAAAAACAAATCCCAGGCATCTAAAACTAATTTTTGCCATAACAACTTTTGTTGCTGCTTTATTCATGACACTTAACGCGCTTTCAACATAG
- a CDS encoding SLC13 family permease, giving the protein MVGKGLQNSGLVDVIGHGMVKIGKNPGFQAFSLLLLVSIASAFMNNVGALVILMPVAINLSRKNGQSPSAILMPLSFGSLLGGMMTMTGTPPNIIIGTFRTEAAGLSVSADPFLMAIAVGTSCAFLTPIGHQSNTIVMGPGGYKFIDYLKMGIPLSLIIVLISVPMILLVWPL; this is encoded by the coding sequence ATGGTCGGAAAGGGGCTGCAGAACTCCGGACTGGTAGATGTAATAGGCCATGGCATGGTCAAGATCGGCAAGAACCCCGGCTTCCAGGCCTTTTCTCTTTTGCTTCTGGTGAGTATTGCTTCGGCCTTTATGAACAATGTCGGTGCTCTGGTTATCCTGATGCCGGTTGCCATCAACCTGTCCAGAAAAAACGGACAATCACCGTCGGCAATCCTCATGCCCCTGTCTTTCGGTTCACTGCTGGGGGGAATGATGACCATGACAGGGACGCCGCCGAACATAATAATCGGCACATTTCGAACCGAAGCCGCGGGGCTGAGTGTCTCCGCCGATCCCTTTCTGATGGCCATAGCAGTAGGTACCTCCTGCGCTTTTCTAACACCCATAGGTCATCAGTCAAACACCATAGTTATGGGCCCCGGGGGATACAAGTTCATCGATTACCTGAAAATGGGAATTCCCTTGAGCCTTATAATCGTCCTGATTTCCGTCCCAATGATTCTTCTGGTCTGGCCGCTGTAG
- a CDS encoding mannonate dehydratase: MSSKMKIGFGFYRHMLNDENFRFARQAGATHAVVHLTDYTGQLKGAPLTDDQPIDGKSGWGQTSGDREIWSVSSLSSLKKSMAQHGIELYALENFDPAHWYDVLLAGPGRDEQIEWIQEIIRNMGQAGIPVMGYNFSLAGVAGRVHGPFARGGAESVGVSGVDDTPIPKGMVWNMAYESSVSGEVLPEISHQELWERLQYFLERVVPVAEKAGVIMAAHPDDPPAERVRRQPRLIYKDSLYYKLFGLVESSYSKAELCLGTVQEMQDSDVYRLTEDLVKQKKVAYIHFRNVVGKIPEYHEVFVDEGEIDMPRIIRILVENGYDGVIIPDHTPQMSCAAPWHAGMAYALGYMRGLCQVYG, from the coding sequence ATGAGCAGCAAAATGAAAATCGGTTTCGGATTTTACAGGCATATGCTGAACGATGAAAACTTCCGCTTTGCCCGACAGGCGGGAGCGACTCACGCGGTAGTACACCTGACAGACTACACCGGCCAGTTGAAAGGCGCCCCGCTGACTGATGATCAGCCGATTGACGGAAAAAGCGGCTGGGGACAGACCTCCGGAGACCGGGAAATATGGAGTGTATCTTCCTTAAGCAGCTTAAAAAAAAGCATGGCACAGCACGGCATTGAATTATACGCCCTGGAGAACTTTGATCCTGCCCACTGGTATGATGTGCTGCTTGCCGGTCCCGGGAGGGATGAACAGATAGAATGGATACAGGAGATAATCCGCAACATGGGACAGGCGGGTATTCCTGTTATGGGATATAACTTCAGCCTTGCCGGTGTTGCCGGACGGGTACACGGACCCTTTGCCCGGGGCGGTGCTGAATCGGTTGGAGTCTCCGGTGTTGATGATACACCGATCCCGAAGGGCATGGTCTGGAACATGGCCTATGAGAGTTCTGTTTCAGGTGAGGTTCTGCCGGAAATCTCCCACCAGGAGCTCTGGGAGCGTCTGCAGTATTTCCTGGAGCGTGTTGTTCCTGTGGCGGAAAAAGCCGGTGTGATCATGGCTGCCCACCCTGATGATCCTCCCGCGGAGCGGGTACGGAGACAGCCAAGGCTGATCTACAAGGATTCTCTCTATTATAAGCTCTTCGGTCTGGTCGAGAGTTCGTACAGCAAGGCGGAGCTCTGTCTGGGGACGGTGCAGGAGATGCAGGACAGCGATGTGTACCGGCTGACTGAGGACCTGGTTAAACAGAAGAAGGTCGCTTATATCCACTTTCGCAATGTTGTCGGCAAGATACCGGAGTATCACGAGGTTTTCGTCGATGAAGGGGAGATTGATATGCCCCGGATCATACGTATTCTTGTTGAGAACGGCTACGATGGGGTGATTATTCCCGACCATACTCCGCAGATGAGCTGCGCCGCTCCCTGGCATGCCGGTATGGCCTATGCCCTGGGGTATATGCGGGGACTCTGCCAGGTGTACGGCTGA
- a CDS encoding SDR family NAD(P)-dependent oxidoreductase, with protein sequence MNRKMPAALVTGASSGMGKQIALALLENGNTVYGAARRTEQMKRITEAGGGVDILINNAGYGSYGAVEDVPMEEARRQFEINLFGLARITQLVLPGMRTRGYGKIINIH encoded by the coding sequence ATGAATAGGAAAATGCCGGCTGCCCTTGTAACCGGAGCATCCTCCGGAATGGGTAAACAAATCGCCCTGGCGTTACTTGAAAACGGAAATACCGTATACGGAGCTGCACGGCGGACAGAACAGATGAAACGCATTACGGAAGCCGGAGGAGGGGTGGACATCCTCATTAATAATGCCGGTTACGGCAGCTATGGGGCTGTGGAAGATGTACCCATGGAGGAAGCCCGCCGTCAGTTTGAGATTAACCTTTTCGGCCTTGCCAGGATTACCCAGCTTGTACTTCCGGGCATGAGAACTCGAGGCTACGGTAAGATAATCAACATACATTAA
- a CDS encoding NAD(P)-dependent alcohol dehydrogenase: MKAAAYKKYGPPEVIQILDIPKPMPQDDEVLVRIFASTMNRTDCGFRKPEYPVIIRAINGLLKPRITVLGSEFSGVIEEVGKKVTTFKAGDKVFGMSTKRFGTHAEYICLPEKSAIAPKPGNMSHEEAAAVCDGLMLASAYINEIDFSRPVKILINGASGSIGSAAVQLARYYGASITAVCNTDSMELIKNLGAEKVLDYTKEDFTRISETYDIVFDAVGKSSFFKCRRLLNNHGIYFSTELGFLGQNIVLPIITKLFHGKRAGFPLPQAAKKDIEFYKLLIENGEYRAVIDRVFSLEQAAEAARYVETGTKTGNVVLKI, translated from the coding sequence ATGAAAGCAGCAGCATATAAAAAATATGGTCCCCCTGAGGTTATCCAGATACTCGATATCCCAAAACCCATGCCTCAAGATGATGAGGTGCTGGTCAGGATTTTCGCGTCCACAATGAACAGAACGGATTGCGGTTTTCGAAAACCCGAATATCCAGTGATAATCAGAGCAATAAACGGACTGCTCAAGCCAAGGATTACAGTTCTGGGAAGTGAATTCTCCGGTGTAATAGAGGAAGTTGGGAAGAAGGTCACAACATTTAAGGCGGGAGACAAAGTGTTTGGCATGAGCACAAAAAGGTTCGGAACCCATGCAGAATATATTTGTCTTCCCGAGAAATCTGCAATAGCGCCCAAACCAGGGAACATGTCCCATGAAGAAGCAGCTGCCGTTTGCGACGGTTTGATGCTTGCCTCAGCCTATATAAATGAGATTGACTTCTCCCGTCCAGTCAAAATATTGATTAACGGTGCCTCCGGATCGATTGGATCAGCCGCAGTCCAGCTTGCAAGGTACTATGGGGCAAGTATAACTGCAGTCTGCAATACCGACAGCATGGAGCTGATCAAGAATCTTGGCGCAGAAAAGGTTCTGGATTATACTAAAGAGGATTTTACCCGAATCAGCGAAACCTACGACATTGTATTTGATGCGGTTGGAAAGAGCTCGTTTTTCAAATGCAGGCGACTGCTGAATAATCACGGCATTTATTTTTCGACAGAATTGGGCTTTCTTGGGCAGAATATTGTATTGCCGATTATTACCAAGCTGTTTCATGGAAAAAGAGCAGGATTTCCTTTACCGCAGGCCGCAAAGAAGGATATCGAATTCTACAAGCTCTTAATAGAGAATGGGGAATACCGTGCAGTTATCGACAGGGTCTTTTCTCTGGAACAAGCAGCTGAGGCTGCCCGCTATGTAGAAACCGGTACAAAAACAGGCAATGTGGTTTTAAAGATTTAA
- a CDS encoding (p)ppGpp synthetase, which translates to MFIVPVPLPPFSHIEKQYGPRIERYEGALVQVHKELEVIFAGENLKVTLKHRVKSLTNLYEKLCRRLTGLPKGTRQIIPTDLMGIRIICPFLSDVDRAATLIEAHFEVTEKEQKGADLGFKEFGYESLHFLVCCPDRVREEQGLSADTVIEIQVRTLLQDAWAEVEHQLIYKSEFSPLDEPLKRRLAALNANLTLSDIMFQEIRDYQKNLHDQLRQRRHAFWNKLNSLEASPLVPSEEKKIGVAEISIPRSNDQRLLEALLAHNEGDLERAVEIYTIILNNEVRHDLRSIVHIHRGMAYFSKDNLAAADIDFSSAIEEDPHNSKGYLYRGLIRAVTEDITGAFENFAHALTLDPYSQDTLLERAKLYYKIGDRINCQADCLRIMDINPENTKAQELLKQL; encoded by the coding sequence ATGTTTATCGTTCCGGTTCCCCTGCCGCCGTTTTCTCATATAGAAAAACAGTACGGGCCGAGGATTGAACGCTACGAAGGGGCCCTGGTGCAGGTTCATAAAGAACTTGAAGTTATCTTTGCCGGTGAGAACCTTAAGGTAACGTTAAAGCACAGGGTCAAATCTCTGACGAACCTCTACGAGAAACTCTGCCGCAGACTGACAGGGCTGCCGAAAGGCACCAGGCAGATAATCCCCACGGATCTTATGGGCATCCGGATAATCTGCCCTTTTCTATCGGACGTCGATAGAGCTGCAACACTGATCGAAGCACATTTTGAGGTAACAGAAAAGGAGCAGAAAGGGGCCGATTTAGGTTTCAAGGAGTTCGGATATGAATCCCTCCATTTTCTGGTATGCTGCCCGGATAGAGTCAGAGAGGAACAGGGACTCAGCGCGGACACGGTTATCGAGATTCAAGTCCGCACGTTGCTGCAGGACGCCTGGGCCGAGGTGGAACATCAGCTTATCTACAAATCAGAGTTTTCGCCCCTGGACGAACCCCTGAAAAGAAGACTCGCGGCTTTGAACGCCAATCTTACTCTCTCTGACATCATGTTTCAGGAGATCAGGGACTACCAGAAAAACCTGCATGACCAGCTGCGCCAACGCAGACACGCGTTCTGGAACAAGCTCAACAGCCTGGAAGCCTCACCCCTTGTACCGTCAGAAGAGAAAAAGATCGGCGTCGCGGAGATAAGCATCCCGCGCAGCAACGATCAGCGGCTCCTCGAAGCCCTTCTGGCCCATAACGAGGGAGACCTGGAAAGGGCGGTAGAAATTTACACTATAATTCTGAACAACGAAGTCCGCCATGACCTCAGGTCCATTGTCCATATTCACCGGGGGATGGCCTATTTTTCCAAAGATAACCTTGCAGCCGCGGACATTGATTTTTCCAGTGCAATTGAAGAAGACCCGCACAACAGCAAAGGCTATTTGTACCGGGGACTGATAAGAGCAGTCACGGAAGATATTACTGGCGCCTTCGAAAACTTTGCCCATGCCCTTACTCTTGATCCCTATTCACAGGACACCCTTCTCGAACGGGCAAAGCTTTACTATAAAATCGGTGACCGGATAAACTGCCAGGCGGACTGCCTCCGCATTATGGACATAAATCCGGAAAACACAAAAGCACAGGAACTGCTGAAGCAGCTATAA
- a CDS encoding V-type ATPase subunit yields the protein MKNDRLERYAFINAKLRTRLSLILPDEFFLRLSRTATLNEAVELLKETPFSAAGRVYAATGDLKLVELELFTIQLGLYRELQKQVKGELLIFLNALLLRLEIENLKEALRLWLDRSVRCRDISSPLGYLFQGSICHEIDISRVVNAEDIQALQAALDGTPYAVLVAADAEEILRSSSLFSLETDLDRFYFAHVLEASAGLGGEDRGIVERIVGIEIDLENLERLVRFRSFYGFDAGQIRRSLIPGGYRIDPEEVLSSIGTQDPREIPSAVTRSYPELTALGGPGKDSSSRLLLLEEFLRQVLFREVTRLLGGNPFTVGIILAYFSIKNREVRRIATILNAKNYGLGEEAIGRYL from the coding sequence ATGAAGAATGACAGGCTTGAACGTTACGCCTTTATCAATGCAAAGCTCAGGACCCGTCTGAGCCTTATTTTACCTGATGAGTTTTTTCTCAGGCTGAGCCGCACCGCTACTCTTAACGAAGCAGTAGAGCTCTTAAAAGAGACTCCTTTTTCGGCAGCCGGGCGGGTCTATGCCGCTACTGGAGACCTTAAACTCGTGGAGCTTGAACTCTTTACCATCCAGCTGGGATTGTATCGGGAGCTTCAAAAGCAGGTTAAAGGAGAGCTCCTCATCTTTCTTAATGCCCTTCTGCTGCGCCTGGAGATTGAAAACCTCAAGGAGGCTCTGCGGCTCTGGCTGGACCGCAGTGTGCGCTGCCGGGATATCAGTTCACCCCTTGGCTATCTTTTTCAGGGGTCCATCTGTCATGAGATCGACATATCCCGGGTTGTAAACGCCGAGGACATTCAGGCCCTGCAGGCTGCTCTGGACGGGACTCCCTATGCAGTCCTGGTGGCTGCTGACGCAGAGGAGATCCTGCGTTCCAGTTCCCTCTTTTCTCTGGAAACCGATTTGGACCGTTTCTATTTTGCACATGTTCTCGAAGCTTCTGCCGGACTGGGCGGGGAGGACCGGGGCATTGTTGAGAGAATTGTGGGGATTGAGATTGATCTTGAAAATCTGGAACGCCTAGTCCGGTTCCGCAGTTTTTACGGTTTTGACGCCGGACAAATCCGGCGCTCTCTGATACCCGGGGGCTACCGTATAGATCCGGAAGAGGTTCTCTCCTCCATCGGCACTCAGGACCCGCGGGAAATACCCTCAGCGGTGACCCGGAGCTATCCGGAACTGACGGCCCTGGGTGGTCCGGGTAAGGATTCTTCATCACGCCTTCTATTGCTGGAAGAATTCCTGCGCCAGGTCCTTTTTCGCGAAGTAACCAGGCTTCTGGGCGGGAACCCTTTTACCGTTGGTATTATTCTCGCCTATTTCAGCATTAAAAACCGTGAGGTCCGGCGCATTGCAACCATTCTCAACGCGAAAAACTACGGCCTTGGCGAAGAGGCAATCGGGAGGTATCTCTGA
- a CDS encoding nitroreductase family protein — protein MDYFDCIQTRFSVRGYKSNEVEQKKLDKILEAGRLAPTACNLQAFKILVIPTEKYEEQLKVIYSGSFFTQAPLVLGIFADYDAAWVRGDGKNYAYVDAAIVMDHMILAAAAQNLGTCWIGAFDTAAARKFADLGPQWEPVAFTPLGYTERTPRQKTRKRLDELVHYL, from the coding sequence ATGGATTATTTTGATTGTATTCAAACCCGCTTCAGCGTTCGGGGATATAAAAGCAACGAAGTGGAGCAGAAAAAGCTCGACAAGATACTGGAAGCCGGGCGTCTTGCTCCGACAGCTTGTAATCTGCAGGCCTTCAAGATCCTGGTTATCCCAACAGAGAAATACGAAGAGCAGCTGAAAGTGATCTATTCCGGCTCCTTTTTTACCCAGGCGCCCCTGGTGCTCGGGATCTTCGCCGATTACGACGCAGCCTGGGTACGGGGGGACGGCAAAAATTACGCGTATGTTGACGCGGCCATTGTTATGGATCATATGATTCTTGCTGCGGCTGCTCAGAACCTGGGAACCTGCTGGATAGGGGCCTTTGATACGGCGGCTGCCAGAAAGTTTGCGGACCTCGGTCCCCAGTGGGAACCCGTAGCCTTTACCCCCCTGGGATACACAGAGCGGACTCCGCGGCAAAAGACGCGAAAGAGGCTGGACGAGCTGGTACACTACCTGTAA
- a CDS encoding YbaK/EbsC family protein → MSIESVREYFRTWNMDEKILEFDVSSATVELAARALNCEPQRIAKTMSFMLGEKCVLVVTAGDAKIDNAKYKKLFGKKAKMIRPENVNELTGHEVGGVCPFAIPQGTLVYLDTSLKRFTTVFPACGSSNSAIELSPGELEQYSHAESWIDVCKDWS, encoded by the coding sequence ATGTCAATTGAATCTGTCAGGGAATATTTCCGTACCTGGAATATGGATGAAAAGATCCTCGAATTCGATGTCTCGAGTGCTACTGTAGAGCTTGCCGCCCGGGCTTTAAACTGTGAACCGCAGCGGATAGCCAAGACCATGTCATTCATGCTGGGAGAAAAATGCGTATTGGTAGTCACTGCCGGAGATGCAAAGATCGATAACGCAAAATACAAAAAGCTTTTTGGAAAAAAAGCGAAAATGATTCGTCCGGAAAATGTAAACGAGCTGACCGGGCATGAGGTCGGCGGGGTATGTCCCTTTGCCATTCCTCAGGGGACGTTGGTTTATCTTGATACATCCCTGAAAAGGTTTACGACGGTTTTTCCTGCCTGCGGAAGCAGCAACAGCGCTATTGAGTTGAGCCCCGGAGAGCTGGAACAATACTCCCATGCCGAATCCTGGATTGATGTCTGCAAGGACTGGTCATAA
- a CDS encoding GyrI-like domain-containing protein, which yields MEIKEVDEQHTLALRYTTPVSKLSETMGKLYNEIAAYMQQEEIPFAGAPFALYHNMDMEALDVEIGFPVSSPARGKGRIQAGTLPGGKVLCTLYTGPYSGMEKPYGELMDYIQQHKLKTASFSYEYYLNDPAITPEDELQTEIYFPLKE from the coding sequence ATGGAAATCAAAGAAGTCGACGAACAGCACACCCTGGCTTTGCGCTATACCACCCCGGTATCCAAACTGTCCGAAACAATGGGAAAACTCTACAATGAGATCGCCGCCTATATGCAGCAGGAGGAAATTCCCTTTGCCGGAGCGCCCTTTGCACTCTACCACAACATGGACATGGAGGCCCTGGATGTTGAGATTGGGTTTCCTGTTTCGAGTCCCGCCAGAGGCAAGGGCAGAATACAAGCGGGGACTCTGCCGGGAGGAAAAGTTCTGTGTACCCTTTATACCGGACCGTATTCCGGAATGGAGAAACCCTATGGGGAGCTGATGGACTATATCCAGCAGCATAAACTGAAAACCGCCTCCTTCAGTTATGAGTATTACCTGAACGATCCGGCAATAACACCGGAAGACGAACTCCAGACCGAAATATACTTTCCCCTGAAGGAATAG